Proteins encoded together in one Orrella marina window:
- a CDS encoding heme ABC transporter permease yields MINWFKYSTPRTFYPLAGSMVPWFTVGAVLTAIAGLYVGFFLAPTDAQQGEGYRIIFVHVPVSWMSMFIYVVMAFWAAVGLAFNSRLSAMMASALAPTGAMFTFLSLWTGALWGKPMWGTWWVWDARLTSELILLFLYIAFMALQSSIDDPRRADKAGAVLALVGVVNIPIIYFSVQWWNTLHQGASVSLTRAPSMATIMLVGMLLMALAAWMYTVAVALMRVRCIILEREGHAEWVGQLNEVKR; encoded by the coding sequence ATGATCAACTGGTTTAAGTATTCAACGCCAAGGACGTTTTATCCTCTCGCGGGAAGTATGGTTCCGTGGTTCACGGTGGGAGCCGTACTGACGGCAATCGCAGGGCTTTATGTGGGGTTCTTCTTGGCTCCTACCGATGCCCAACAAGGCGAAGGCTACCGAATAATTTTTGTGCATGTGCCAGTTTCATGGATGTCCATGTTCATCTACGTGGTCATGGCGTTCTGGGCTGCCGTGGGTCTCGCGTTCAATAGTCGGCTCTCGGCCATGATGGCCAGCGCACTGGCGCCGACTGGCGCAATGTTCACCTTTCTGTCGCTTTGGACTGGCGCCCTATGGGGTAAGCCGATGTGGGGGACGTGGTGGGTATGGGATGCCCGATTGACCTCTGAACTGATTTTGCTGTTTCTATACATCGCATTCATGGCGCTGCAGTCGTCTATTGATGATCCTCGGCGCGCCGATAAAGCAGGCGCCGTGCTTGCGCTTGTCGGTGTCGTGAATATTCCCATTATTTATTTTTCGGTTCAATGGTGGAACACCCTGCACCAAGGTGCATCGGTATCACTGACCCGAGCTCCTTCCATGGCCACGATCATGCTGGTCGGAATGCTGCTTATGGCTTTGGCTGCCTGGATGTACACAGTGGCTGTCGCCCTGATGCGCGTGCGCTGCATCATTTTGGAGCGTGAAGGGCATGCCGAATGGGTTGGGCAACTGAACGAGGTGAAACGATGA
- the ccmD gene encoding heme exporter protein CcmD: MTWNSVAEFFAMGGYAQYVWGSVGVSAIALAVELFLLRQRRQGALLQSKHELTLERKGLNESST, from the coding sequence ATGACCTGGAATAGTGTCGCTGAGTTTTTCGCAATGGGCGGCTATGCGCAATACGTATGGGGTTCGGTCGGCGTCAGTGCTATCGCGCTGGCTGTGGAATTGTTCCTGCTTCGACAACGCCGACAAGGCGCTTTGTTGCAATCAAAACATGAATTAACTTTGGAAAGGAAAGGCCTCAATGAAAGCTCGACATAA
- the ccmE gene encoding cytochrome c maturation protein CcmE, which yields MKARHKRMALIGGGLAALGIASALVLNAFQDNLVFFFTPTQVSAGEAPENRTFRIGGMVQTASVQRDGLTVRFVVTDSAKTIPVRYTGILPDLFSEGKGVVAQGKLESNGWFRADEVLAKHDENYMPPEAQHALDQAAMNTESARPEQK from the coding sequence ATGAAAGCTCGACATAAAAGGATGGCACTCATTGGCGGTGGCTTGGCCGCGCTAGGGATCGCCAGTGCATTGGTGCTTAACGCTTTCCAAGACAATCTGGTGTTTTTCTTTACGCCCACACAAGTCAGTGCTGGAGAGGCGCCCGAGAATCGCACCTTTCGCATTGGTGGCATGGTCCAAACCGCCAGCGTGCAACGCGATGGCCTGACGGTCCGGTTTGTTGTTACAGACTCGGCCAAGACCATACCAGTTCGCTATACCGGGATACTGCCTGACCTGTTTAGCGAAGGTAAGGGTGTGGTGGCCCAAGGCAAGCTGGAGAGCAACGGTTGGTTTCGTGCCGACGAAGTTCTGGCCAAGCACGATGAAAACTATATGCCGCCCGAAGCCCAACATGCCTTGGATCAGGCAGCGATGAACACCGAATCTGCGAGGCCGGAACAAAAATGA
- a CDS encoding heme lyase CcmF/NrfE family subunit, whose protein sequence is MIAEFGHFSLILTLLVALAQGALTLPGAARGNAAWIALARPAAGTQFFLTVIAFLSLTWAFITKDFSVAYVAQNANSQLPLVYRIAAVWGGHEGSLLLWLLMQTGWAYAVSMFSRQLPDAMVARVLGVLGLVTAGFLLFVLLTSNPFERLSPAPMEGLDLNPLLQDVGLIFHPPLLYMGYVGFSVVFAFAIAALLAGQLDATWARWSRPWATAAWLFLTLGIALGSWWAYYELGWGGWWFWDPVENSSFIPWLVGTALIHSLAVTEKRNSFKSWTVLLAISTFSLSLLGAFLVRSGVLTSVHAFATDPRRGVFILLLFTVVVGTSLFLYALRAPKIGLGGRFDLISRESLLLTNNVLMAVAAGSVILGTLYPLFIDALGLGKLSVGPPYFNAVFVPLMVPALLLMAVGPVANWKSAKLPAMMKRLYVPAVLAVATGIGVPFVLGRWSLMVALGVALATWIATAVILGIYERMRATRSGLLAQPRSWLGMHVAHLGIAVFVVGVTLVMGYETEQDVSMAPGQTASAGGYELKFLGVRKARGPNYVAEVGDIEMSRDGKALRLLHPEKRTYASSAMPMTEAAIDANGLRHVYVALGEPLADGAWSIRVYYKPFVDWIWGGCILMALGGLLAISDRRYRLKRKQHSASTALKGATS, encoded by the coding sequence ATGATCGCTGAATTTGGCCACTTTTCTCTTATCCTGACGCTGCTCGTCGCGCTTGCTCAAGGCGCTTTGACCCTGCCGGGCGCGGCGCGCGGTAACGCAGCATGGATCGCTTTGGCGCGACCCGCCGCAGGTACGCAGTTCTTCTTGACCGTTATTGCGTTCTTAAGTCTGACGTGGGCCTTTATCACCAAGGACTTTTCGGTTGCTTATGTTGCGCAAAACGCCAATTCGCAATTACCCCTAGTTTACCGTATCGCCGCGGTGTGGGGTGGACATGAAGGGTCGCTTCTGCTATGGCTGCTCATGCAAACGGGTTGGGCATATGCCGTCAGTATGTTTTCTCGACAATTACCCGACGCAATGGTGGCGCGTGTGCTCGGCGTTCTGGGTTTGGTTACAGCCGGCTTCTTGCTCTTTGTCTTGCTCACATCAAACCCTTTTGAGCGTCTTTCGCCCGCTCCGATGGAAGGACTCGATTTGAATCCATTGCTGCAGGACGTCGGGCTGATTTTTCACCCTCCGCTGCTGTACATGGGCTATGTCGGGTTTTCGGTGGTATTTGCCTTCGCAATTGCTGCCCTTCTTGCCGGCCAGTTGGATGCGACCTGGGCGCGGTGGTCCAGGCCTTGGGCTACGGCTGCGTGGCTCTTCCTTACCCTTGGCATAGCATTGGGTAGCTGGTGGGCCTATTACGAGCTGGGCTGGGGTGGCTGGTGGTTTTGGGATCCGGTGGAAAACTCGTCGTTTATTCCCTGGCTGGTGGGCACCGCCCTCATTCACTCATTAGCCGTCACCGAAAAGCGCAACAGCTTCAAAAGCTGGACGGTGCTGCTTGCCATTAGTACCTTCTCGCTCTCATTGCTCGGTGCATTTCTCGTTCGCTCGGGCGTGCTGACCTCCGTACATGCCTTTGCCACGGATCCACGTAGAGGCGTATTCATCTTGCTGCTGTTTACGGTGGTAGTGGGAACCTCGTTATTCCTGTATGCGCTGCGGGCGCCTAAAATCGGATTAGGCGGTCGGTTCGATCTCATCTCTCGCGAATCCCTCTTGCTTACCAATAATGTCTTGATGGCGGTAGCCGCCGGATCCGTGATCCTGGGCACCTTGTATCCATTATTTATCGATGCGCTGGGGTTGGGCAAGCTGTCTGTGGGGCCCCCCTACTTTAACGCCGTCTTTGTGCCGCTTATGGTGCCTGCCTTGTTGCTCATGGCCGTGGGTCCGGTTGCTAACTGGAAGTCGGCCAAACTGCCGGCCATGATGAAACGATTGTATGTGCCAGCAGTCTTGGCTGTTGCCACTGGTATTGGCGTGCCGTTTGTCCTAGGACGCTGGTCGTTAATGGTAGCTTTAGGCGTAGCGCTGGCTACGTGGATCGCTACTGCCGTAATCCTGGGTATCTATGAGCGCATGCGGGCCACCCGTAGCGGTTTACTCGCACAGCCACGCAGTTGGCTTGGTATGCATGTGGCCCATCTCGGAATTGCCGTGTTCGTTGTCGGCGTAACCCTCGTGATGGGCTACGAGACCGAACAAGATGTGAGCATGGCGCCCGGTCAAACCGCGAGCGCGGGTGGTTACGAATTGAAATTCCTTGGGGTGCGAAAGGCTCGCGGGCCGAACTATGTCGCCGAAGTGGGCGACATCGAGATGTCGCGCGATGGGAAGGCCTTACGCCTGCTGCATCCCGAGAAGCGGACCTATGCATCGTCCGCTATGCCGATGACCGAAGCGGCGATCGATGCCAATGGCCTTCGCCATGTGTACGTGGCGTTGGGCGAACCGCTCGCCGACGGCGCTTGGAGCATTCGTGTCTATTACAAGCCTTTCGTCGACTGGATCTGGGGGGGCTGTATTTTGATGGCGCTAGGGGGACTGCTAGCCATTAGCGATAGGCGCTACCGCCTGAAGCGAAAGCAGCATAGCGCCTCTACGGCATTGAAAGGGGCAACATCGTGA
- a CDS encoding DsbE family thiol:disulfide interchange protein, protein MNRFFWPLAGFIVLVGFLAIGLTLKPSELPSPLISKPAPSFSLPHLAAPEKAFTPEEMKGQVWLLNVWASWCVACLDEHPVITELAKSGIVPIVGLNYKDVRNEALAWLARNGDAYTLSVSDTQGRVGIDYGVYGVPETFVIDKQGVIRYKHIGPVTQSAVRDTLLPLIRELQQ, encoded by the coding sequence GTGAATCGTTTCTTTTGGCCCTTGGCCGGCTTTATCGTGTTGGTGGGTTTTCTTGCGATAGGTCTCACATTAAAACCGAGCGAACTGCCGTCACCATTGATCAGTAAGCCAGCACCAAGCTTTTCCCTGCCCCACTTAGCGGCGCCCGAGAAGGCCTTTACGCCAGAAGAGATGAAGGGCCAGGTGTGGCTATTAAACGTATGGGCGTCATGGTGCGTTGCATGCCTTGATGAGCATCCTGTCATCACGGAACTGGCTAAATCGGGCATCGTGCCCATCGTAGGGCTCAATTACAAGGATGTGCGAAACGAAGCACTCGCGTGGCTCGCACGGAACGGCGATGCTTATACGCTGTCAGTTTCCGATACGCAGGGGCGCGTGGGCATCGACTACGGCGTCTATGGCGTGCCTGAAACATTTGTGATCGATAAGCAAGGCGTTATTCGCTACAAACACATAGGGCCAGTGACGCAAAGCGCTGTGCGCGACACACTCTTGCCACTGATAAGGGAGTTGCAGCAATGA
- a CDS encoding cytochrome c-type biogenesis protein: MKYWWLAVFCLLNAMPSLATSAELEKRMLGIAAELRCLVCQNESIAASRADLAVDLRQQIREQIQAGQTDDEIRTYMVERYGDFVLYRPPFKATTFLLWFGPMLLFFFGLTILMVSLRRRKARIVNSSLSDEDRRRANALLAQAADTGKR, from the coding sequence ATGAAATATTGGTGGCTGGCGGTGTTTTGCCTACTAAATGCAATGCCCTCTTTGGCGACGAGCGCCGAGCTTGAGAAACGTATGCTGGGCATCGCAGCGGAGCTGCGCTGCCTAGTATGCCAGAACGAATCCATTGCGGCGTCACGGGCCGATCTGGCGGTCGATTTACGTCAGCAAATCCGAGAGCAGATCCAGGCCGGCCAGACTGACGACGAGATCCGAACCTATATGGTCGAACGGTACGGTGATTTCGTGCTCTATCGCCCGCCGTTCAAAGCCACCACTTTCTTGCTCTGGTTCGGACCGATGCTGCTCTTTTTCTTTGGCCTCACGATACTAATGGTGTCGCTGCGTCGACGCAAGGCTCGAATTGTCAACTCGTCGTTGAGCGACGAAGACCGCAGACGAGCTAACGCGTTGTTGGCTCAAGCTGCCGACACTGGGAAACGCTGA
- the ccmI gene encoding c-type cytochrome biogenesis protein CcmI: MNIIFIVLAALLVSAVALRLGLVLWRGPRTDGGVEHHVVNASVLRDQFAELDRDRRSGTLSEQDHAEAVQDLQRRVLEEAKPPTTIVSRRPSSKYAALGLAIVLPLASTLIYLRLGNPAAISPVPVQSVPNVTQADVQAMVDSLAARLALNPDDPAGWLMLARSYRYFDRYEDAANAFAKAGGAIKSDPLALTEYAEALVRSSSNGFVGEPTALLGRALALNPKEPFALTLAGAAALERRDYDQAINYWQQLRELLPPDSDAARAVNDSIERARGQRDQNTPSDKLGIEQPS; this comes from the coding sequence ATGAATATAATTTTTATTGTACTTGCCGCGCTGCTGGTTTCAGCAGTCGCGCTGCGCCTCGGGCTCGTGCTATGGCGGGGGCCACGCACAGACGGGGGTGTAGAGCACCACGTGGTTAATGCGTCTGTACTGCGTGACCAATTCGCTGAACTGGACCGTGACCGCAGGAGCGGCACCTTATCCGAGCAAGACCACGCAGAAGCTGTTCAAGACCTACAACGCCGCGTCCTCGAGGAGGCAAAGCCGCCAACAACGATCGTCAGCCGCCGGCCAAGCAGCAAGTATGCAGCGCTAGGGCTGGCCATCGTACTCCCCTTAGCATCCACGTTGATTTACCTTCGTTTGGGAAATCCTGCGGCAATTAGCCCAGTACCCGTGCAAAGCGTCCCAAACGTCACGCAGGCCGATGTGCAAGCCATGGTAGATTCGCTCGCTGCCCGCCTTGCGCTCAACCCCGATGATCCGGCAGGCTGGCTGATGCTGGCGCGTTCGTATCGCTATTTCGACAGGTATGAAGACGCCGCTAATGCTTTTGCGAAAGCGGGCGGCGCGATCAAGTCAGACCCACTCGCTTTGACCGAATATGCCGAGGCACTTGTACGAAGCAGCTCGAATGGATTCGTGGGCGAGCCTACCGCGCTACTTGGGCGAGCGCTCGCTCTTAATCCTAAAGAACCCTTTGCTCTGACCCTGGCGGGGGCTGCAGCGCTCGAACGCCGCGATTACGATCAGGCAATCAATTATTGGCAACAGTTGCGCGAACTGCTTCCCCCTGATTCAGACGCCGCGCGCGCTGTCAACGACAGCATCGAGCGCGCGCGCGGGCAGCGGGATCAAAACACACCTTCCGATAAGTTAGGGATTGAGCAACCATCATGA
- a CDS encoding TlpA family protein disulfide reductase: protein MKSPFKIFAWSALALIAVIAIATALYFYQRGNASKNPLAGMLNVAVDIGDQRFMRWHTPRDLPAFTFQDEAGKEMSLTDFRGKVVLLNIWATWCPPCREEMPSLDRLNDKRGGENFEVVALSIDRDTALVKPFYEEFGIQALRGYFDPSAQIPNALRAPGVPTTLLIDRDGREIGRAMGPAAWDSTQVEALIDAALARSPGEGQ from the coding sequence ATGAAGAGCCCATTTAAGATATTCGCCTGGTCGGCGCTAGCCCTTATCGCCGTCATTGCCATCGCGACCGCTTTGTATTTTTATCAACGTGGCAATGCGTCGAAGAATCCCCTCGCCGGCATGCTCAATGTTGCAGTTGATATTGGGGACCAACGCTTTATGCGCTGGCATACGCCGCGCGACCTGCCCGCCTTCACTTTTCAGGACGAAGCCGGCAAGGAGATGAGCCTGACGGACTTCCGTGGAAAGGTCGTGTTGCTCAACATTTGGGCCACCTGGTGTCCACCTTGCCGAGAAGAAATGCCCTCGCTTGATCGGTTGAACGACAAACGTGGCGGCGAGAACTTTGAAGTGGTGGCCTTGTCGATTGATCGTGACACCGCCTTGGTCAAGCCGTTCTATGAAGAGTTCGGGATACAGGCTTTGCGCGGCTACTTCGATCCGTCGGCACAGATTCCAAATGCGCTTCGCGCCCCAGGCGTTCCAACGACTCTGCTGATTGATCGGGACGGACGTGAAATTGGTCGCGCAATGGGGCCTGCCGCTTGGGATAGTACTCAAGTAGAAGCCTTGATCGATGCCGCATTGGCGCGCTCGCCGGGTGAAGGCCAATGA
- a CDS encoding cytochrome c biogenesis CcdA family protein — MLELSTVGLLTAFVAGIASFLSPCVLPLVPGYLSFVAGGAVAPTASPMEVRLRRWRTLGLSACFVLGFSSVFLILGASITAIGRLFLSYRYELNIAAGVIIALAGLMIMGVVRTPLWAQRYYRFESSVKGGNPWSATLLGVAFGFGWTPCIGPVLGSILVLSATSESVGHGTVLLGVYALGLGVPFLLSAFFMTPFMHRLSALRRTGRYLQLVTGAILVLMGIAVASGQLVRFAIWLLRTFPALGSIG, encoded by the coding sequence ATGCTTGAGTTGAGTACCGTTGGATTGCTAACAGCGTTTGTCGCCGGCATCGCGTCATTCTTGTCGCCGTGTGTGTTACCGCTCGTACCAGGCTATCTCTCTTTTGTTGCGGGTGGCGCGGTTGCGCCAACGGCATCCCCAATGGAGGTGCGCCTTAGGCGCTGGAGAACCCTTGGACTAAGCGCATGCTTTGTGCTGGGATTTTCGTCGGTGTTTCTGATTCTGGGCGCCAGCATTACGGCAATCGGACGCCTGTTCTTAAGCTATCGCTACGAACTCAATATTGCGGCAGGCGTCATTATCGCGCTTGCGGGCCTCATGATCATGGGCGTCGTTCGTACGCCGCTATGGGCTCAACGCTACTATCGCTTCGAGTCCAGCGTGAAGGGTGGTAACCCTTGGTCGGCAACATTGCTTGGCGTGGCCTTTGGTTTTGGTTGGACGCCATGCATTGGACCGGTGCTTGGCAGCATCCTTGTGCTGAGCGCCACCTCTGAGAGTGTTGGGCATGGAACAGTGCTGTTAGGTGTGTATGCCTTGGGGCTGGGGGTACCGTTCCTCCTTTCCGCATTCTTCATGACGCCTTTTATGCACCGTCTGAGCGCTTTGCGCCGTACGGGTCGTTACCTGCAGCTCGTAACCGGTGCGATCCTCGTCTTGATGGGTATCGCCGTAGCGAGCGGGCAATTGGTGCGTTTTGCGATTTGGTTGCTAAGGACATTCCCGGCCCTTGGCAGTATAGGTTAA
- a CDS encoding disulfide bond formation protein B, translating to MTIATHLSEPRWYRLFAAWIIALVATLGALFLSEIMGLDPCELCWYQRIFMFPLVFVLAVGLATSDTQVFRYALPLVAAGWLVAAYHNLLYVGVIPEALQPCGAGPSCAKADLNLFGFISIPLLSLVAFTTLAVLLIVKKGPQK from the coding sequence ATGACTATCGCAACGCATCTTTCTGAACCACGTTGGTATCGCCTCTTTGCTGCATGGATTATTGCACTTGTCGCAACGCTGGGGGCCTTATTTCTCAGTGAAATCATGGGCCTGGACCCTTGCGAGCTTTGTTGGTACCAGCGCATTTTCATGTTTCCGCTCGTTTTCGTTCTAGCAGTTGGCCTGGCCACTTCGGACACACAAGTCTTCAGGTATGCATTGCCGCTCGTCGCCGCTGGATGGCTTGTCGCCGCGTACCATAATCTTTTGTATGTCGGTGTTATTCCGGAAGCGCTCCAGCCCTGTGGCGCAGGCCCTTCCTGTGCGAAAGCCGATCTGAACCTGTTCGGTTTTATTTCGATTCCCCTCCTGTCGTTAGTCGCATTCACCACGCTCGCTGTTCTTCTTATCGTAAAAAAAGGTCCTCAAAAGTGA
- a CDS encoding DsbA family protein, translated as MKKRTLLTLTSIVAVMAFALSAFVYEQSQLRKNKTADTPASELVRMHSPVFGAASAKVTIVEFFDPSCETCRAFYPGVKDLVNAHDGKVKLVIRYAPFHEGSEDMIKILEASRMQDKYWPTLETVLRMQPQWASHDNPQPDLIWGFLEESGLDVEKARKDAGKETVATVIEQDKTDLRTLNIKQTPAFFVNGQPLPKFGYEQLKALVEQEVKAAYP; from the coding sequence GTGAAAAAACGAACTCTTCTTACTCTTACCAGCATCGTCGCGGTCATGGCTTTTGCCCTGAGCGCTTTCGTATATGAACAGAGCCAGCTTCGCAAGAATAAGACGGCAGACACCCCGGCGAGCGAGCTCGTTCGAATGCATTCGCCTGTTTTCGGCGCGGCGAGCGCCAAGGTCACGATCGTTGAATTTTTCGATCCATCCTGCGAAACATGCCGGGCTTTCTACCCCGGCGTCAAAGATCTCGTCAACGCCCATGATGGAAAAGTCAAACTCGTCATTCGCTATGCCCCTTTTCACGAGGGCTCCGAGGACATGATTAAGATTCTTGAGGCGTCCAGAATGCAAGATAAGTATTGGCCGACTTTGGAAACGGTCCTACGTATGCAGCCCCAATGGGCCTCGCATGACAATCCACAGCCAGATCTAATTTGGGGCTTTCTCGAGGAAAGCGGTTTGGACGTTGAAAAGGCGCGTAAAGACGCGGGTAAGGAAACCGTTGCGACCGTTATTGAACAAGACAAGACAGATCTTCGTACCTTGAATATAAAGCAGACGCCCGCCTTTTTTGTCAATGGCCAGCCTTTGCCTAAATTTGGCTATGAGCAGCTTAAGGCGTTAGTTGAGCAAGAGGTCAAGGCGGCCTATCCCTAA
- a CDS encoding cation transporter, with translation MSNECDADGGESELDVRDATQRRTLVWVLAINLAQALVIGVVGVAADSTGLMGAALDNLADGLVYAVSLYAVGHSVVAKARAARLSGFFLIALAVGLLVEVLRRFAAGGEPVGMVMIVAAIANAAANLVCLRLLRAHRKEAVNLHASWIFTTNDMIANAGIAVSGVAIIFFKSPLPDLLIGLVVAGIALKGGWEILEQARQARREGAPAAPEKQR, from the coding sequence ATGAGCAATGAATGCGACGCCGATGGCGGCGAGAGCGAACTTGATGTGCGCGATGCTACCCAGCGGCGCACGCTGGTTTGGGTACTTGCCATCAATCTGGCGCAAGCGTTGGTAATTGGCGTCGTCGGCGTGGCTGCCGACTCCACTGGTCTGATGGGCGCGGCCCTGGACAATCTTGCCGACGGCTTGGTGTATGCGGTGAGCCTGTACGCCGTCGGTCACTCTGTTGTCGCCAAGGCGCGAGCCGCGCGCTTGTCCGGATTTTTCTTGATCGCGCTTGCCGTGGGGCTGCTCGTCGAAGTCCTGCGGCGTTTTGCGGCGGGCGGAGAGCCGGTCGGCATGGTGATGATCGTCGCGGCGATCGCAAACGCAGCCGCCAATCTGGTCTGCCTGCGCCTATTGCGGGCGCATCGGAAAGAGGCGGTTAATCTGCATGCCTCGTGGATTTTCACCACCAACGACATGATCGCTAATGCCGGCATTGCCGTTTCTGGGGTCGCGATCATTTTCTTCAAATCGCCACTGCCGGACTTGCTGATCGGGCTGGTGGTGGCCGGCATCGCGCTTAAGGGCGGATGGGAGATCCTAGAGCAAGCACGCCAGGCGCGCCGCGAAGGGGCACCTGCCGCACCCGAAAAGCAACGATAA
- a CDS encoding cytochrome P450, with translation MLKTPSDKTLDSTLPFARDGYLFVTKRCDRYRTDLFQTRLLLRKSICMRGEDAARLFYDEGRFERSGVAPVRVQETLFGRGGVQGSDGAAHRWRKEMFLSLMSAQAISRLGELSAMQWRAYAAKWEEQEQIVLLDEACEILCRAVCEWAGVPLAELEVTKRARDFAAMIDAGAAIGLRHWRGRWARNRAEKWIGGIVEDVRNHRLAPDEGSALHMIAFHRDRQGQLLNERIAAVELINVLRPTVAVAWYVTFAALALHQYPECRQRIAAAQEGYLECFVQEVRRFYPFFPVVAARTRHEFEWKGYRLPGRTRVLLDLYGTDHDTRLWDRPDAFVPERFRHWDGSAFNFIPQGGGSHRNGHRCPGEWITIELMKVAAEFLSARIQYEVPQQDLRISLSRIPALPNSRFLIRNVRQI, from the coding sequence ATGCTGAAGACTCCAAGCGACAAAACATTGGACAGCACGCTTCCGTTTGCACGGGATGGTTACCTGTTCGTCACGAAACGTTGCGATCGGTACCGAACAGATCTGTTTCAGACGCGGCTCCTGCTACGCAAAAGCATCTGCATGCGCGGCGAAGACGCAGCGCGGTTGTTTTACGACGAAGGCCGGTTCGAACGCTCCGGCGTCGCCCCGGTCAGGGTTCAGGAAACCTTGTTCGGCCGGGGCGGAGTGCAGGGATCGGACGGCGCGGCCCACCGTTGGCGCAAAGAGATGTTTCTGTCGCTGATGAGCGCGCAAGCCATCTCGCGTTTGGGCGAGCTGAGCGCGATGCAGTGGCGCGCCTATGCGGCAAAGTGGGAAGAGCAGGAGCAGATTGTGCTGCTGGACGAAGCATGCGAAATCCTGTGCCGTGCCGTATGCGAGTGGGCTGGGGTGCCGCTCGCAGAATTGGAGGTAACGAAAAGAGCTCGGGACTTCGCCGCGATGATCGACGCAGGGGCGGCGATCGGCCTGCGGCACTGGCGTGGAAGATGGGCGCGCAATCGGGCGGAAAAGTGGATCGGCGGCATCGTGGAGGATGTACGTAACCACCGGCTAGCACCGGATGAAGGCAGCGCGCTGCATATGATCGCATTTCACCGTGATAGGCAGGGGCAGTTGCTGAATGAACGGATCGCGGCGGTGGAGCTCATCAACGTGCTGCGCCCGACCGTTGCCGTAGCTTGGTATGTGACGTTCGCGGCCCTGGCGTTGCACCAATATCCTGAATGTCGACAACGGATTGCGGCCGCGCAGGAGGGCTATCTGGAATGTTTCGTGCAGGAGGTTCGCAGGTTCTATCCTTTTTTCCCAGTAGTCGCCGCGCGCACACGCCACGAGTTCGAATGGAAGGGCTATCGATTGCCCGGGCGAACAAGGGTGCTCCTCGATTTATACGGCACGGACCACGATACCCGACTCTGGGATAGGCCAGACGCATTTGTACCGGAGCGTTTCCGACACTGGGACGGGAGCGCCTTCAATTTCATCCCACAGGGAGGAGGCAGCCACCGCAACGGCCATCGCTGCCCTGGTGAGTGGATTACCATCGAACTGATGAAAGTAGCTGCGGAGTTCCTGAGCGCGCGCATTCAATACGAGGTCCCGCAGCAGGATTTGCGGATCAGTCTGTCGCGCATCCCGGCATTGCCGAACAGCCGATTTTTGATTAGGAATGTGCGGCAGATCTAG